The Mytilus galloprovincialis chromosome 4, xbMytGall1.hap1.1, whole genome shotgun sequence genome contains a region encoding:
- the LOC143071057 gene encoding chitin synthase chs-2-like, translating into MESEDQGRKRINGLSNGKMNYWDIFRKDVSENEKEKASGATDTLLRVLKVVAYLVFFFLVFGGSIVTKASLQILTNEFNKENKSRFSTNLAKDAIAYYLLFILTIPDAVKLLLSFFRFVFGKRALPTIAQMVVMVVKECLHMFCLGIIVFLVMPKLNSIEVCAFLAGMPLVPSILHTISYRRKCTKRFCKQILNILSILLQAAAVCAVPLYKSFKDQITTEETFWMIFSSVLVSVRWFETYFKYSSTSRVFKTLFAYENRIETHCASTLVTSFCRLLLIIVLFPTYFAQNIHRPEIAFEMKPELHIECSISQLNSTRCTHYADPSLMTPFLVHFFVCMGLYYAAVLATKVCMDRICFCVALALGAPVYVGIIVISRVTDNWISNTFIKDVDNMDLYVMVAIFVIAWLSQLWICRHIWYSPHNRLTFEYKLFVLPHYCSPIADISLLHSRRIVSGTTESKKYEESIPTKVYICATMWHENRTEMKQIMKTLFRLDMDQAAREIAKYEVKVPTNRSLFGSKLDKDAINRDYYKFEAHILFDDAMETIEGKREPNEFVKQLMEIVTEAGTDVYKIPINMLPPDKVVTPYGGRLNYTLPGENKLVVHLKDKDKIRHKKRWSQIMYMYYLLGYKLVEKEISSPLDEDFESASSLFQALPKDIVQQVVF; encoded by the exons ATGGAAAGTGAGGACCAAGGGAGGAAAAGAATTAA CGGATTATCAAATGGAAAGATGAATTACTGGGATATCTTCCGAAAGGATGTTTCCgaaaacgaaaaagaaaaagCGTCTGGAGCAACAGATACTTTACTAAGGGTCTTGAAAGTAGTAGCCTACTTAGTGTTTTTCTTTCTTGTATTTGGGGGATCCATCGTCACCAAAGCTTCACTTCAAATCCTCACAAATGAAttcaacaaagaaaataaatcaagattttca aCAAATTTAGCAAAAGATGCCATCGCTTATTATCTCCTGTTTATTTTGACGATTCCTGACGCTGTTAAGCTACTGCTATCATTCTTCAGATTTGTGTTTGGAAAACGTGCGTTACCAACTATTGCACAGATGGTTGTT ATGGTTGTTAAAGAATGCCTACACATGTTTTGTCTAGGAATAATCGTTTTCTTGGTTATGCCAAAACTTAACTCTATTGAAGTGTGCGCTTTCTTGGCTGGAATGCCATTGGTTCCTTCCATTCTTCATACAATTTCATACCGAAGGAAATGTACCAAGAGATTTTGTAAAcaaatcttaaatattctttcaattttactGCAAGCAGCAGCCGTATGTGCAGTCCCACTTTATAAATCTTTCAAGGACCAGATAACAACGGAAGAAACATTCTGGATGATATTCTCTTCTGTTCTTGTGAGTGTTCGATGGTTTGAGACTTATTTCAAATATTCTAGTACATCAAGAGTGTTTAAAACATTATTTGCTTATGAGAACAGAATTGAGACACACTGTGCGTCAACACTAGTTACTAGCTTCTGTCGCCTTCTTCTTATTATCGTTCTGTTCCCCACTTATTTTGCGCAAAATATCCATCGACCAGAAATTGCTTTCGAAATGAAACCAGAGCTTCACATTGAATGTTCAATATCTCAGTTGAACAGTACTAGGTGCACACATTATGCTGATCCTTCGCTGATGACGCCGTTCCTTGTTCATTTCTTCGTGTGTATGGGGCTGTATTATGCGGCAGTATTAGCCACTAAAGTTTGCATGGATCGGATTTGTTTTTGTGTGGCACTAGCTTTAGGTGCTCCAGTATATGTTGGGATAATTGTAATATCACGAGTAACCGACAACTGGATATCTAATACTTTCATTAAAGATGTTGATAATATGGACTTATACGTCATGGTCGCCATTTTCGTCATAGCATGGTTATCGCAGTTGTGGATTTGCCGTCATATTTGGTACAGCCCACACAACAGACTAACATTTGAGTACAA ATTATTTGTCTTACCCCATTACTGCAGTCCGATAGCCGATATATCTTTATTACACAGCAGAAGGATTGTTTCTGGTACAACCGAGTCCAAGAAATATGAAGAATCTATACCGACGAAGGTCTATATTTGTGCAACGATGTGGCATGAAAATAGAACCGAAATGAAGCAAATTATGAAAACTTTGTTCAG gttgGATATGGACCAAGCAGCCCGAGAAATTGCCAAATATGAAGTTAAAGTGCCAACTAATCGTAGTCTGTTCGGTTCTAAACTGGACAAAGATGCTATCAACAGAGACTACTATAAATTTGAAG CTCATATATTGTTTGATGATGCTATGGAAACTATAGAAGGAAAACGTGAGCCAAATGAATTTGTGAAACAGCTAATGGAAATCGTCACTGAAGCTGGAac TGATGTATATAAAATTCCGATAAATATGTTACCTCCGGACAAAGTTGTTACCCCCTATGGTGGAAGACTGAATTATACTCTGCCTGGAGAAAATAAGCTTGTTGTTCATCTTAAAGACAAGGACAAAATAAGGCACAAGAAAAGATGGTCACAG ataatgtacatgtattacttgcTTGGATATAAACTGGTAGAAAAAGAAATAAGCAGTCCTTTAGATGAAGATTTTGAAAGCGCATCATCATTATTCCAAGCTTTACCCAAAGACATAGTTCAGCAGGTAGTTTTCTGA